The following are encoded in a window of Methanobrevibacter sp. V74 genomic DNA:
- a CDS encoding phage holin family protein, with amino-acid sequence MSFKNQIISSLNTIITTILIIISNIVAVFFVECICTDFIIGPSYNALIIVIAFYIANSLLWPVFRHFLMKFIIVTLGIGGLLINSLIFYITTYFIPGVSVGFYGFLEAPLVIAIVTTFIMNITNTNYHDSYIKNILKNALKQKTPYKKQYPGVIMLEIDGLSINTLKKAIDKGVMPTLKSWIDINSHDLKEWETDLSSQTGASQAGILHGNNKDIIAYRWVEKEDDNRIVVSGKLSHAPEIEKRISNGEGLLVNGISISNMFSGDSKLFTLTSSKLKSMKRIYNKTLHTIFLDPYNFQRIFVLFLWDILVELKSQITHKIKNIQPRLRRTIVYAAVRSGANVILREASTDVLSSEILIGEIDTAYTTFMGYDEVAHHSGVEDNDVWGVLKQIDNQFQRLLTTIEMADRDYKIVVLSDHGQSKGATFKQRYGITLGNYVRRLLPDDLKMYRAEYGIDHFRDAMIPENKKLKNIKKHVESIRDDLFDEEGSLQNILEEIQNRKPEIIFENEQYLNLRKKYSNSLEYIAGYESVEHSTKKAEKSELIVLGSGNMGLIYLTQWRQRLNYEEIVMLFPDLIPGLVNHPGIGFVLVDSISNGGMVIGQNGIYYLENDKIVGENPLENFGPNAPRHLKRQNSFKNMPDIMVNSFYDSENDEVCAFEELIGSHGGLGGNQTKPFILYPSDWKDPGDLIGAESIYKFLKKEIENLNS; translated from the coding sequence ATGAGTTTTAAAAACCAGATAATCTCCTCGCTAAATACAATAATTACCACAATATTGATTATTATATCCAATATTGTAGCCGTATTTTTTGTCGAGTGCATTTGTACTGATTTTATAATTGGACCTAGTTATAATGCTTTAATTATTGTAATTGCCTTTTACATAGCCAATTCACTTTTATGGCCAGTTTTTAGACATTTTTTAATGAAATTTATTATTGTTACATTAGGTATTGGAGGATTATTAATAAATTCATTGATATTTTATATAACAACATACTTCATTCCAGGAGTTTCTGTTGGTTTTTATGGGTTTTTAGAAGCTCCCCTTGTTATTGCAATAGTTACAACATTTATCATGAATATAACAAACACAAATTATCATGACAGCTATATAAAAAATATCTTAAAAAATGCATTAAAACAAAAAACTCCTTATAAAAAACAATATCCTGGAGTTATAATGCTTGAAATTGATGGTTTATCAATTAATACTTTAAAAAAAGCAATTGATAAAGGAGTTATGCCGACCCTTAAAAGTTGGATAGACATCAACTCCCATGATTTAAAAGAATGGGAAACTGATTTATCCTCACAAACTGGAGCCAGCCAGGCAGGAATCCTTCACGGAAATAACAAAGACATTATTGCCTACAGATGGGTTGAAAAAGAAGACGATAATAGAATTGTCGTATCGGGAAAATTAAGTCACGCACCTGAAATTGAAAAAAGAATAAGCAATGGAGAAGGTTTGCTTGTAAATGGAATTAGTATCTCCAACATGTTTTCAGGAGACAGTAAACTTTTCACATTAACCTCTTCAAAATTAAAATCAATGAAAAGAATCTACAACAAAACACTACATACCATCTTTTTAGACCCTTATAATTTCCAAAGAATCTTTGTTTTATTCTTATGGGACATTTTGGTTGAATTAAAATCACAAATAACCCATAAAATAAAAAATATACAACCCCGACTTAGAAGAACTATTGTTTATGCCGCAGTTAGATCTGGAGCCAATGTTATTTTAAGAGAGGCTTCAACAGACGTGTTGTCAAGTGAAATATTAATTGGTGAGATTGACACAGCATACACTACATTTATGGGATATGATGAAGTAGCACATCACTCTGGAGTGGAAGATAATGATGTATGGGGTGTTTTAAAGCAAATAGATAACCAATTTCAAAGATTACTGACCACCATTGAAATGGCCGATAGAGATTATAAAATAGTTGTTCTATCAGACCATGGACAAAGCAAGGGAGCCACATTTAAACAAAGATATGGAATTACACTTGGAAATTACGTGAGAAGACTTCTGCCAGATGATCTAAAAATGTATAGGGCCGAATATGGCATTGACCACTTTAGAGATGCAATGATACCTGAAAATAAGAAATTAAAAAACATTAAAAAACATGTGGAAAGCATTCGTGACGATTTATTTGATGAAGAGGGATCACTTCAAAACATCCTTGAAGAAATTCAAAACAGAAAACCTGAAATTATTTTTGAAAATGAACAATACTTAAATCTGAGAAAAAAGTATTCCAACAGTCTGGAATATATTGCCGGATATGAAAGTGTAGAACACAGCACTAAAAAAGCTGAAAAGTCAGAATTGATAGTTTTAGGTTCCGGAAATATGGGTTTGATTTATCTAACCCAATGGAGACAGCGCCTTAATTATGAAGAAATCGTAATGTTATTCCCTGATTTAATTCCGGGACTTGTAAATCATCCAGGAATCGGATTTGTTCTTGTAGATTCAATAAGTAACGGCGGAATGGTTATTGGTCAAAATGGTATTTATTACTTAGAAAATGACAAAATAGTTGGGGAAAATCCACTTGAAAACTTTGGACCGAATGCCCCCCGTCACTTAAAAAGACAAAATTCTTTTAAAAACATGCCCGACATAATGGTTAATAGCTTCTACGATAGTGAAAATGATGAAGTTTGTGCATTTGAAGAGTTAATTGGAAGTCATGGAGGTCTTGGTGGAAATCAGACAAAACCATTTATTTTATATCCTTCCGATTGGAAAGATCCTGGAGACTTAATCGGTGCTGAATCAATTTATAAATTCTTAAAAAAAGAAATAGAAAATTTAAACTCTTGA
- a CDS encoding metallophosphoesterase, translating to MKDDEIEKPQAMKIRQGIQDAMTFSLPDKKFSEENIELVEIDIELDNLGENFQNYRILNLCDIHLGQWINPEYLDDLVDYVNTLNFDLITLTGDYVSYVIEDYDVSLKESFSKLNKKDGKFGVLGNHDHWMGSDKIRKIFKESDIVDLSNDVVKLVKGNDKVNLAGVDSCTVCADRLDEVLAKLDDNYPTILLVHEPDFAKESSQTGKIDLQLSGHSHGGQFIIPKFETTPFRGPNSTKYPVGLYKVRNMIQYTSKGLGTNSFRIRINCKPEITIITLKRKNKKRIDIG from the coding sequence ATGAAAGATGATGAAATTGAAAAACCTCAAGCAATGAAAATCAGGCAGGGAATTCAAGATGCAATGACCTTTTCACTTCCGGACAAAAAATTCAGTGAAGAAAATATTGAACTTGTTGAAATTGACATTGAATTAGATAATTTAGGAGAGAATTTTCAAAATTACAGAATTTTAAATCTGTGTGATATCCATTTAGGCCAATGGATTAATCCTGAATATTTAGATGATCTTGTAGACTATGTCAATACTTTAAACTTTGATTTGATTACACTAACAGGAGATTATGTCTCATATGTTATTGAGGATTACGATGTTTCACTAAAAGAATCTTTTAGTAAATTAAATAAAAAAGATGGAAAATTTGGTGTTTTAGGAAATCATGACCATTGGATGGGTTCAGATAAAATCAGAAAAATATTTAAAGAATCAGACATTGTTGATTTAAGTAATGATGTGGTTAAATTGGTAAAAGGCAATGATAAAGTTAATTTGGCAGGTGTCGATTCATGTACTGTTTGTGCTGATAGACTGGATGAAGTTTTAGCAAAATTAGATGACAATTATCCAACAATTTTACTTGTCCATGAACCTGATTTTGCAAAAGAATCGTCTCAAACTGGAAAAATCGATTTACAACTTTCAGGCCATTCACATGGAGGGCAATTTATCATTCCCAAGTTTGAAACAACACCATTTAGAGGCCCGAATTCAACTAAATATCCTGTTGGCCTTTATAAAGTAAGGAATATGATTCAATACACCAGTAAAGGATTAGGCACAAATTCATTTAGAATTAGGATTAATTGTAAACCGGAAATTACAATTATAACTCTTAAAAGAAAAAATAAAAAAAGAATTGATATAGGATGA
- a CDS encoding redox-regulated ATPase YchF: MLQIAVTGKPNVGKSSFFNSATASSVEMANYPFTTIDANKAVAHVIKDCPCKELEVTCNPHNSICKDGKRLLPIELIDVAGLVPGAHEGKGLGNKFLDDLMQAKVFIHVVDASGSTNIEGNPVDPGTHDPLEDIEFLEEEIVMWMYGILSRNWVRLIRKVGAEHLDISKVLFDQLSGTGIAIEDIIEAKRNIEPDYNRWDEEDLIELTRNILHIAKPMMIVANKADLPTSAENIKKIKEKYPNVIPASAESEIALVRASEAGLISYLSGDDHFEILEKDKLNENQLKALEYIQTNILDVYGSTGIQDALNYGIFELLKNIVVYPVQDEHKYTDQKGNVLPDGFLVPKGSNPRELAYIVHTDIGDKFMHAVDARKNMRVASDYELKDGDIISIVTRG; this comes from the coding sequence ATGCTTCAAATTGCAGTTACTGGAAAACCAAATGTGGGCAAATCATCATTTTTCAATTCAGCAACAGCTTCATCTGTTGAAATGGCAAATTATCCATTTACAACCATTGATGCAAACAAAGCGGTTGCTCATGTAATAAAGGATTGTCCATGTAAAGAATTAGAAGTTACTTGTAATCCTCATAATTCAATTTGTAAAGATGGAAAAAGGTTACTTCCAATTGAATTAATAGACGTTGCAGGGCTTGTTCCTGGGGCACATGAAGGAAAGGGATTAGGTAATAAATTTTTAGATGATCTGATGCAAGCAAAAGTGTTTATTCATGTTGTAGATGCTTCAGGTTCAACAAATATTGAAGGAAATCCTGTTGATCCTGGAACTCATGATCCTCTTGAAGATATTGAGTTTTTAGAAGAGGAAATAGTAATGTGGATGTATGGAATATTATCACGTAATTGGGTTAGACTTATAAGAAAAGTAGGTGCTGAACACTTAGATATTTCAAAAGTGTTATTTGATCAATTATCTGGAACTGGAATAGCTATAGAAGATATTATAGAAGCTAAAAGAAATATTGAGCCAGATTATAATAGGTGGGATGAAGAAGATTTAATCGAATTAACTAGAAATATCTTACATATTGCTAAACCAATGATGATTGTTGCAAATAAAGCAGATTTACCTACTTCTGCTGAAAATATTAAGAAGATTAAGGAAAAATATCCAAATGTAATTCCAGCTTCAGCAGAATCTGAAATAGCACTTGTAAGAGCATCTGAAGCAGGTTTAATATCATATTTGTCTGGAGATGACCATTTTGAAATTCTTGAAAAAGATAAATTAAATGAAAATCAGCTTAAGGCTCTAGAATATATTCAGACAAATATTTTAGATGTTTATGGAAGCACTGGCATTCAAGATGCTTTAAATTATGGTATTTTTGAATTATTGAAGAATATTGTTGTTTATCCAGTTCAGGATGAACATAAATACACAGATCAAAAAGGCAATGTTTTGCCTGATGGTTTTTTAGTTCCTAAAGGTTCTAATCCTCGTGAATTGGCTTATATTGTCCATACTGATATTGGAGATAAGTTCATGCATGCTGTTGATGCAAGAAAAAACATGCGTGTGGCAAGTGATTATGAGCTAAAAGATGGAGATATTATTAGTATTGTAACTAGAGGCTAA